A stretch of DNA from Candidatus Schekmanbacteria bacterium:
ATGGAAGCATCAACACCCTTTTCGACATAATAATTCTTTACGGCCTCAGCGCGCTTTTCTGAGAGTTTCTGATTATACTTCTCGCTTCCGATGCTGTCTGTATGTCCAAT
This window harbors:
- a CDS encoding OmpA family protein encodes the protein IGHTDSIGSEKYNQKLSEKRAEAVKNYYVEKGVDASIIEAIGKGESEPVADNKTREGRAKNRRVVTELHLIKK